The genomic region AGACTGAAGTTGATGGCAAACCAGTTACCGTGGTGAGCCTTCACATGTCTTGGTTCGGTAAAGGATTTGAAAGTGAATGGGCAAAACTGGAAGAAGCGCTCAGCGATTTTCCTAGCCCCCTTATCCTTATGGGAGATTTCAATAATCCTACCGATACGGCTGGCTATGACATGATTTTAAATAGTCCGCTTGATTTGCAAGATAGTCACAAAGTGGCTAAATCCATTCAAGGTGATCATACTATTATCGAAGATATTGATGGCTGGGAAGGCAATAAACAGTCACTCAAAGTTGATCATGTTTTTACAAGTAAAGATATTGAGATTCAATCCTCAATCGTTGTCTTTGATGGCGGTGAATCTCCAATCGTCAGTGACCATTTTGGTCTTGCTGTCGACCTTAACTACTAATTAATTCTACCTCCTAATTATTTGTTTGTTTTTTTAAAAAGCGCCCTTGTACCGGGGCGCTTTTGATGTGTAAAAGTATGGATTTTATTGATTAAAAAATTCTCTGATGAAGTAGTAAAATGTAGCATGCGATTTGGTTATTGTGTGATATGATGGATCCGCTGTGAGAGTATTAAAATAAAGAGATTAATTGTAGGGAGAAGATATGGTAGTATTTAATGTAGAAATCGAAGAAGTCCTTCAAAGGGTTGTAGAAGTTGAGGCAGAAGATAAAGCTCAAGCATTGAGATTGATAAGTGAACGCTACAGACAAGAAGAGATTGTTTTGAATGAAAATGATTATAAAGGTTATGAAATTAGGGTGATTTCAGATTAATAAAATAAGAGCGGACATTATGACCGCTCTTATTGTTATATAATTTTAGTCATTATTCCACAATTGGGCTTTTTAGGTAAGCATCAACGAGGTGTTCTGTTGCTTGGACAGAGTCGATGTGTGTGCGTTCGTATGAGTGGCTTGATTCGATACCTGCGCCAAAGAGGGCGTGTTTGACTTCGGCACCTGCACGAAGAGCAGCAGAGGCGTCACTACCATAGTATGGGTAGATGTCTAATTTATATGGAATTTTATTTTCTTCAGCTAGGGCAACAAGATGTTGGCGAAGTTCGAAGTTATAAGGCCCAGAACCGTCTTTGACGCAGATTGAAACGCTGTATTCATCTGTTTGTTGGTCATCACCCATTGCTCCCATATCAACTGAAAGGTATTCGACTGTTGCAGTTGGAATGCTTGAGTTAGCACCGTGACCGAGTTCTTCGAAAGCTGAGAAGTAGAAGTGAGTTGTGTATGGCAAAGTGATATTTTGAGCTTTGTATTCTTTGAGTAATTCAATGAGAATGGCTGCTGATACTTTGTCATCCAAGTGACGTGATTTGATGAAACCTGATTCGGTAACAACCACGCGTGGGTCAAATGAGATAAAGTCTCCAACTTCGATACCAAGGGCGCGTGTTTCTTTTTCGTTGGTTACTTTTTCGTCCAGACGAATTTCCATGTTAGCTTGATTGCGTTCAGCAGTTCCAGCATCTTTGTAGACATGAACAGAAGTTTGGTGCATAAGGATTGTACCACTAATTTTTTTACCATTTTTGGCAACATGGATAGTACAATTTTCACCTTCGATAGCGTTGTAGACAAAGCCACCGATAAGGTCCATTTTAAGGCGGCCATCTGGTTTGACAGCACGAACCATGGCACCAAGGGTATCAAGGTGAGCTGTGACCACGCGGTGTTTGCTGTCATCTTTACCAGTGACAGTGACCATAACGCCACCTTTATTTGTGCGGACAGGAGCGTAGCCGAAACTTTCAAGCTCAGCAATCACGTAATTCATAATGTGGCTTGTGTAGCCAGTAGGTGAAGGAATATTTGCAAGTTTTGTAATATAATCAACTGTTGTTTTCATGAATTCTCCAATACATTTCTTATAACTGACCTCATTATACCATTTTTATGTTAATTTTTAGGTATTCTTAATCAGTTGTATTTCGTTTGATTAGTTTTGGTGCGACTTCTCTATGTTGAATCGTCTGCTGTTTGCCTTTGGTTTTACGGTGTTCTTGGATTAAATCTTGTAAAATATCAAGGGCAGTTTCTGTGATTTTAGAGATGTCTTGCTTGATACTTGATAAAGGTAAAATAGCTTCGCTTGCAATTGGCGAATCGTCAAAACCGATGATTTTGTAATTATCTGGCAAGCAACCGTATTTTTGGAAAACAGCATTTAAGAAAATGTTGGCATAAGTATCATTGGCTAGGAAAATTCCTTTACGTTTGCCAGCGTAGTTTTTATCGATTTCTTTAAATAACTGGGTGATGCTTTGACTGATTTCGCTGTAGTTGCTACCAAGGTCTTTTTGATAGATTTGATAAGGAATATCGCTATCGCTAGAAATGGTTTTAAACCCAGCGATACGACCATAAGCAGGGATGTCCTCATTGACGAAGTTATTGATGTGAATGAGAATATCACAATTATTTTTTATCAAATGGCTGGTTGCTTGGACCCCACCAAGGTGGTTGTCGGTATTGACGCTACTGATAAATTGCGCTTCGCGCTCGATGCTAACGATAGGGATATTGTAAGATGCTAGTTCTTCTGATGGAATCGTATGACTAAGGGTAATCAAACCTTGAATGTTGTAGGCTTGGAGTTCTTGGATATACTGACGTTCTAACTCGATATCATCATCGCCAAGGAAGACCAGGAACTTATAATGATTATCTGAGTAGCTAGTCAAAATTTGATTTAAAATGGCTGAGTAATAGTGAAGGTAGAGGTTTGGAATGATGATTCCGATGAATTCAGTCTGTCCCTTAGCTAGAACTTGAGCGATTTTATTTTCTTGGTACCCCAAATCATCAAGCGCTTTTTTGATAATGCTACGGTTTTTTTCAGTCAGTGAGTCAGGGTTGTTAAAATAGCGCGAGATTGTTGTTTTTGAAAAATTGGTATATTTTGCAATATCGGAAAAAGTGATTTTTTGTTTACTCATACAGTGTTCCTTAAGTCTTCTTTACAATCTATAGTATATATCTAAAATCCTTTTAAGTCAAAGAAGTAACCGGTTATATTTTTGGAACTTTTTTTTAAAAATGCTATTGACAAGGCAAACATTAAGGTGTAAACTTTAGATAAAGTAACCGGTTACATTACAAATAACTTTGGAGGGTGTTATGCGTAGAAGGCTCTTAAAAACATTAATGGTATCACTTTCTGCAGGGCTTTTGTTAACAGGATGCGGCAACAGTAAACCTGAAGTTGGCAGTATAAAGGGGTATGACAAGGGAGAAGAGTATCTATCAATCTGGGTTCATTCAATTGAAGATACCGATGAAGGACAGGCTTATAAAGAATCGGTCAATACCTTCAATAAAAAATACAATGGTAAATATTTTGCGGACATTGAATTTATTCCTCGAAATGATAGCGGTGGTGGTTATTCTGATAAAATCAATGCCTCTGTTATGTCTGGAGGATTACCTGATGTGTTGACGGTAGATGGTCCCAATATCGCAGCTTATGCAGAAAATGGTATTATTCAACCTTTGGCAAAATTATCGAATAAGGAAAAGAGTGCTTATCTTGACTCGATCATTGCTCAAGGAACTTATGATAATAAACTCTACGCTCTGGGAGCTGTAGAGTCTAGCGTGGGGCTTTATTACAATAAAGATATTTTAGCTGAGGCTGGTGTTAGTGTACCTGACGCTAATCACCCGTGGACTTGGTCAGAGTTTTTAGAGGTCTTGAAGAAAGTTCAACCGATTTGTGAAGAAAAGGGGGGCTATCCTTTGGATATGACTTTCCCAACGGGTGAGACAACGATTTATTTTTATGCACCATTTTTCTGGTCAAATGGAGGTGACTTTGTTGACAAGAGTGGTTTGAAAGTTGATGGCATCTTTAATTCAAAAGAAAATCTAGAAACGGTTAACTATTTTAAACAAATTCTAGCAAATGGCTACATGTCGAAAGTTGCTATTAGTAATTTATTTGAAAGTGGACGTGCGGCTTTCAAAATCGATGGCGCGTGGGAAGTTAATTCGGTTTATACAAGTTATGAACAATTAAATCTTGGTGTTGCTCCATACGTTGTTTCAGATAACTGGGATGGTGGTCGTTACACTCCAACAGGATCTTGGGCATTTGCAGCTTCTAAAACGACAAAAAATATTAAAGGGGCAACAGAATTGGTTAAGTGGATGAGTGGCGCTGAAAGTGGCGAACGTCTTTGGGATAAAACCAAGAGTTTCCCTTCAACTTACGAAGCTTACAATCATATCAGTACATTCTCCGAAGATGCAAACTATGCCGCACTTTATAACCAATTGAAAGATTATGGACATCCTCGCTCAATCACACCAGTTTATCCGCAAGTTAGTGACCGTGTTCAGGCAGTTCTAGAAGATAGTGTTCTCTCTGGTGCAGATGCCAAGGAAGAACTTAATCACGCGGTTGATAAAATCAATGCGAAATTGAAACGTTATGTTCTTGAGGAGAAAGAAAATGAAAAAGAATAAAGCTGAATCTATTATGGGGA from Streptococcus lutetiensis harbors:
- a CDS encoding endonuclease/exonuclease/phosphatase family protein; the protein is MAKFLTLNTHSWLEANSLKKLFDLAENIYIENYDVICLQEINQDIRGLAANDVEGYEKLPSSPELHRDNYALQLVNYLRSQGRHYYWSWAYNHIGYDKYNEGVVILSKNPIKVKDILVSAVDDEHDYHTRRVLAAETEVDGKPVTVVSLHMSWFGKGFESEWAKLEEALSDFPSPLILMGDFNNPTDTAGYDMILNSPLDLQDSHKVAKSIQGDHTIIEDIDGWEGNKQSLKVDHVFTSKDIEIQSSIVVFDGGESPIVSDHFGLAVDLNY
- a CDS encoding DpnD/PcfM family protein; the protein is MVVFNVEIEEVLQRVVEVEAEDKAQALRLISERYRQEEIVLNENDYKGYEIRVISD
- a CDS encoding M42 family metallopeptidase — protein: MKTTVDYITKLANIPSPTGYTSHIMNYVIAELESFGYAPVRTNKGGVMVTVTGKDDSKHRVVTAHLDTLGAMVRAVKPDGRLKMDLIGGFVYNAIEGENCTIHVAKNGKKISGTILMHQTSVHVYKDAGTAERNQANMEIRLDEKVTNEKETRALGIEVGDFISFDPRVVVTESGFIKSRHLDDKVSAAILIELLKEYKAQNITLPYTTHFYFSAFEELGHGANSSIPTATVEYLSVDMGAMGDDQQTDEYSVSICVKDGSGPYNFELRQHLVALAEENKIPYKLDIYPYYGSDASAALRAGAEVKHALFGAGIESSHSYERTHIDSVQATEHLVDAYLKSPIVE
- a CDS encoding LacI family DNA-binding transcriptional regulator codes for the protein MSKQKITFSDIAKYTNFSKTTISRYFNNPDSLTEKNRSIIKKALDDLGYQENKIAQVLAKGQTEFIGIIIPNLYLHYYSAILNQILTSYSDNHYKFLVFLGDDDIELERQYIQELQAYNIQGLITLSHTIPSEELASYNIPIVSIEREAQFISSVNTDNHLGGVQATSHLIKNNCDILIHINNFVNEDIPAYGRIAGFKTISSDSDIPYQIYQKDLGSNYSEISQSITQLFKEIDKNYAGKRKGIFLANDTYANIFLNAVFQKYGCLPDNYKIIGFDDSPIASEAILPLSSIKQDISKITETALDILQDLIQEHRKTKGKQQTIQHREVAPKLIKRNTTD
- a CDS encoding ABC transporter substrate-binding protein, encoding MRRRLLKTLMVSLSAGLLLTGCGNSKPEVGSIKGYDKGEEYLSIWVHSIEDTDEGQAYKESVNTFNKKYNGKYFADIEFIPRNDSGGGYSDKINASVMSGGLPDVLTVDGPNIAAYAENGIIQPLAKLSNKEKSAYLDSIIAQGTYDNKLYALGAVESSVGLYYNKDILAEAGVSVPDANHPWTWSEFLEVLKKVQPICEEKGGYPLDMTFPTGETTIYFYAPFFWSNGGDFVDKSGLKVDGIFNSKENLETVNYFKQILANGYMSKVAISNLFESGRAAFKIDGAWEVNSVYTSYEQLNLGVAPYVVSDNWDGGRYTPTGSWAFAASKTTKNIKGATELVKWMSGAESGERLWDKTKSFPSTYEAYNHISTFSEDANYAALYNQLKDYGHPRSITPVYPQVSDRVQAVLEDSVLSGADAKEELNHAVDKINAKLKRYVLEEKENEKE